The following proteins are encoded in a genomic region of Glycine soja cultivar W05 chromosome 17, ASM419377v2, whole genome shotgun sequence:
- the LOC114391784 gene encoding uncharacterized protein LOC114391784 isoform X2, which produces MNPSLTSSSTLSSSSSSWFSGIVRVGRSNSVKMSNNSAAAPSSDTAGPVVRKNQFRGVLFKYGPNPIQVAFKTGDFKRQVIFIGGLTDGFLATPYLEPLAIALDHENWSLVQFLMSSSYSGYGTSSLQQDAKELDQLINYLINKEDSEGVALLGHSTGCQDIVHYMRTNFACSRAVRAAIFQAPVSDREYQATLPHTASMIDLAAKMISEGRGLELMPREADPSAPITAYRENSIEQCSGFKRKMQLRAENKEIRGDKLHDPVAGGTQNCQIDFLPLISSLVP; this is translated from the exons ATGAATCCTTCTCTCACTTCTTCCTCAACCTTGTCGTCGTCTTCTTCGTCCTGGTTCTCCGGAATCGTTCGAGTTGGCCGTTCCAACAGTGTCAAAATGTCCAATAACTCCGCTGCTGCACCCTCCTCCGACACTGCCGGCCCCGTCGTCCGCAAAAATCAGTTCCGAGGTGTTCTTTTCAAGTACGGTCCCAATCCTATTCAG gtTGCATTTAAGACTGGTGATTTCAAGCGGCAAGTCATTTTTATTGGTGGATTGACCGATGGTTTTCTAGCTACTCC ATACTTGGAACCTCTGGCAATTGCTCTGGACCATGAGAATTGGTCGTTAGTTCAATTCCTTATGTCATCTTCATACAGTGGATATGGCACCTCCAGCTTGCAAcaa GATGCTAAGGAGCTGGATCAgctgattaattatttaattaacaaagaAGACTCTGAAGGTGTGGCATTACTTGGGCATAGTACTGGCTGTCAG GATATTGTGCATTACATGCGCACAAATTTTGCTTGCTCCCGAGCTGTTCGTGCTGCCATCTTTCAG GCTCCAGTCAGTGATCGGGAATATCAAGCTACACTCCCTCATACAGCTTCTATGATTGACTTGGCTGCTAAGATGATAAGTGAAGGCCGAGGTCTAGAGTTAATGCCAAGGGAAGCAGATCCTAGTGCCCCAATAACTGCCTATAG GGAAAATTCCATTGAACAGTGCTCtggattcaaaaggaaaatGCAATTGAGAGCTGAGAATAAAGAAATCAGAGGAGATAAACTCCACGACCCTGTGGCAGGAGGCACCCAAAACTGCCAAATTGATTTCCTACCTCTCATTTCCTCCCTAGTCCCTTGA
- the LOC114391784 gene encoding UPF0613 protein PB24D3.06c-like isoform X1: MNPSLTSSSTLSSSSSSWFSGIVRVGRSNSVKMSNNSAAAPSSDTAGPVVRKNQFRGVLFKYGPNPIQVAFKTGDFKRQVIFIGGLTDGFLATPYLEPLAIALDHENWSLVQFLMSSSYSGYGTSSLQQDAKELDQLINYLINKEDSEGVALLGHSTGCQDIVHYMRTNFACSRAVRAAIFQAPVSDREYQATLPHTASMIDLAAKMISEGRGLELMPREADPSAPITAYRYHSLCSYNGDDDMFSSDLSDDQLKMRLGHMSSTHCQVIFSMADEYVPDYVDKKALVERLCRAMGGAEKVEIEYGNHSLSNRVEEAVDAIIDFLKREGPKGWDDPWS; this comes from the exons ATGAATCCTTCTCTCACTTCTTCCTCAACCTTGTCGTCGTCTTCTTCGTCCTGGTTCTCCGGAATCGTTCGAGTTGGCCGTTCCAACAGTGTCAAAATGTCCAATAACTCCGCTGCTGCACCCTCCTCCGACACTGCCGGCCCCGTCGTCCGCAAAAATCAGTTCCGAGGTGTTCTTTTCAAGTACGGTCCCAATCCTATTCAG gtTGCATTTAAGACTGGTGATTTCAAGCGGCAAGTCATTTTTATTGGTGGATTGACCGATGGTTTTCTAGCTACTCC ATACTTGGAACCTCTGGCAATTGCTCTGGACCATGAGAATTGGTCGTTAGTTCAATTCCTTATGTCATCTTCATACAGTGGATATGGCACCTCCAGCTTGCAAcaa GATGCTAAGGAGCTGGATCAgctgattaattatttaattaacaaagaAGACTCTGAAGGTGTGGCATTACTTGGGCATAGTACTGGCTGTCAG GATATTGTGCATTACATGCGCACAAATTTTGCTTGCTCCCGAGCTGTTCGTGCTGCCATCTTTCAG GCTCCAGTCAGTGATCGGGAATATCAAGCTACACTCCCTCATACAGCTTCTATGATTGACTTGGCTGCTAAGATGATAAGTGAAGGCCGAGGTCTAGAGTTAATGCCAAGGGAAGCAGATCCTAGTGCCCCAATAACTGCCTATAG GTATCACTCCCTTTGTTCATATAATGGCGATGATGACATGTTCAGTTCTGACCTGAGTGATGACCAGTTGAAGATGAGACTTGGGCATATGTCTAGCACACATTGTCAG GTTATATTTTCAATGGCTGACGAATATGTGCCAGATTATGTTGATAAGAAAGCTCTAGTTGAGCG GTTATGCAGAGCGATGGGAGGAGCAGAGAAAGTAGAGATTGAATATGGAAATCATTCCCTCTCTAACAGAGTTGAAGAAGCTGTTGATGCTATTATTGACTTCTTAAAAAGAGAGGGACCCAAGGGATGGGACGATCCATGGAGTTAA